A genomic stretch from Streptomyces sp. QL37 includes:
- the rsmI gene encoding 16S rRNA (cytidine(1402)-2'-O)-methyltransferase encodes MADVTGTTGTLVLAGTPIGDVADAPPRLAAELETADVVAAEDTRRLRRLTQALGIRTTGRVVSYFEGNESARTPELVEALVGGARVLLVTDAGMPSVSDPGYRLVAAAVEQDIKVTAVPGPSAVLTALALSGLPVDRFCFEGFLPRKAGERLGKLREVADERRTMVFFEAPHRLDDTLAAMAEAFGSDRRAAVCRELTKTYEEVKRGPLGELAVWAAEGVRGEITVVVEGATDSGDDGLDAAELVRRVQVREEAGERRKEAIAAVAAEAGLPKREVFDAVVAAKNAARTGQEQGKGLT; translated from the coding sequence ATGGCCGATGTGACTGGAACGACTGGAACGCTCGTACTCGCAGGGACCCCCATCGGCGACGTGGCGGACGCCCCGCCACGGCTCGCCGCCGAGCTGGAGACGGCCGATGTCGTGGCCGCCGAGGACACCCGGCGGCTGCGCCGGCTCACCCAGGCGCTCGGCATCCGCACGACGGGGCGTGTCGTGTCCTACTTCGAGGGCAACGAGTCGGCGCGTACGCCCGAACTCGTCGAGGCCCTCGTCGGCGGTGCGCGTGTCCTGCTGGTCACGGACGCCGGGATGCCCTCCGTCTCCGACCCCGGCTACCGGCTCGTCGCCGCCGCCGTGGAACAGGACATCAAGGTCACCGCCGTACCGGGCCCGTCGGCCGTGCTGACCGCGCTCGCGCTGTCCGGGCTGCCCGTGGACCGCTTCTGCTTCGAGGGCTTCCTGCCGCGCAAGGCCGGCGAGCGGCTGGGGAAGCTGCGCGAGGTCGCGGACGAGCGCCGCACGATGGTCTTCTTCGAGGCCCCGCACCGGCTGGACGACACCCTGGCCGCGATGGCCGAGGCGTTCGGGTCGGACCGCAGGGCCGCGGTCTGCCGCGAGCTGACGAAGACGTACGAGGAAGTGAAGCGCGGCCCGCTGGGCGAGCTGGCGGTCTGGGCCGCCGAGGGCGTGCGCGGCGAGATCACCGTCGTGGTCGAGGGCGCGACGGACTCCGGCGACGACGGACTCGACGCCGCCGAGCTGGTGCGCAGGGTGCAGGTGCGCGAGGAGGCGGGGGAGCGGCGCAAGGAGGCCATCGCGGCGGTCGCCGCCGAGGCGGGGCTGCCCAAGCGCGAGGTGTTCGATGCGGTGGTCGCGGCAAAGAACGCGGCTCGGACCGGCCAGGAGCAGGGCAAAGGACTAACCTGA
- a CDS encoding phospholipid carrier-dependent glycosyltransferase, protein MTSTAPEAQQGNDAGDHTGDQPPSWQQRLRRFGHSPRPETGLRERLDPPYARPGRQFWKVLAVPPVLAGHLVRWSAWGGPLLVALVAGVLRFWNLGSPKAVIFDETYYAKDAWALVNQGYEGSWPKDVDKLILKDPSSVDIPVDPGYVVHPPVGKWIIGFGEQLFGFTPFGWRFMVALLGTLSVLMLCRIGRRLFRSTFLGCLAGTLLAVDGLHFVMSRTALLDLVLMFFVLAAFGCFLVDRDRSRRKLAAALPVDEEGVLRPDAHIAETLRLGWRPWRIAAGLMLGLAFATKWNGLYILAAFGVMVVLWDVGARRTAGAVQPYRAVVLRDLLPAFVSTVPVAIGTYLVSWTGWIVTDKGYYRNWAATEGKGGSWTWLPDWLRSLWHYENQVYEFHVGLTSGHTYQSNPWSWIVLGRPVSYFYEEKTGCLESSTGKCAREVLALGTPLLWWAACVALLYVLWRWAFRRDWRAGAIACGVAAGWVPWFFYQERTIFLFYAVVFVPFLCLAVTMMIGALLGPAAGTGTRHRLGMDATDPTGERRRTLGAIAAGVLVLLIVWNFIYFWPIYTGTSIPEDAWRDRMWLDTWV, encoded by the coding sequence GTGACGAGTACTGCGCCCGAGGCCCAGCAGGGCAACGACGCCGGGGATCACACCGGCGACCAGCCGCCTTCCTGGCAGCAGCGGCTGCGCCGCTTCGGCCATTCCCCACGGCCGGAGACGGGGCTGCGCGAGCGCCTGGACCCGCCCTACGCCCGCCCCGGCCGCCAGTTCTGGAAGGTGCTCGCCGTGCCGCCGGTCCTCGCCGGCCACCTGGTGCGCTGGTCCGCCTGGGGGGGGCCGCTGCTGGTCGCCCTGGTCGCCGGGGTGCTGCGGTTCTGGAACCTGGGCAGCCCGAAGGCGGTGATATTCGACGAGACGTACTACGCCAAGGACGCCTGGGCCCTGGTCAACCAGGGGTACGAGGGTTCCTGGCCCAAGGACGTCGACAAGCTGATCCTCAAGGACCCGTCCTCGGTGGACATCCCTGTGGACCCGGGCTACGTCGTCCATCCGCCGGTCGGCAAGTGGATCATCGGGTTCGGCGAGCAGCTGTTCGGGTTCACCCCGTTCGGCTGGCGCTTCATGGTGGCGCTGCTCGGCACCCTCTCGGTCCTGATGCTGTGCCGCATCGGCCGCCGGCTGTTCCGCTCGACGTTCCTGGGCTGTCTGGCGGGCACCCTGCTGGCCGTGGACGGGCTGCACTTCGTGATGAGCCGCACCGCGCTGCTCGACCTGGTGCTGATGTTCTTCGTGCTGGCGGCCTTCGGCTGCTTCCTCGTCGACCGCGACCGGTCCCGCCGCAAGCTGGCCGCCGCGCTCCCGGTCGACGAGGAGGGGGTCCTGCGCCCGGACGCCCACATCGCCGAGACGCTCCGCCTCGGATGGCGCCCCTGGCGGATCGCGGCCGGCCTGATGCTCGGTCTGGCCTTCGCCACCAAGTGGAACGGCCTCTACATCCTGGCCGCGTTCGGCGTGATGGTGGTGCTCTGGGACGTCGGCGCGCGGCGTACGGCGGGCGCCGTGCAGCCGTACCGTGCCGTGGTCCTCAGGGACCTGCTGCCCGCCTTCGTCTCCACGGTGCCGGTCGCGATCGGCACGTACCTCGTCTCGTGGACGGGCTGGATCGTCACGGACAAGGGGTACTACCGCAACTGGGCCGCCACCGAGGGCAAGGGCGGCAGCTGGACATGGCTGCCGGACTGGCTGCGCAGCCTCTGGCACTACGAGAACCAGGTCTACGAGTTCCACGTCGGCCTGACCTCCGGCCACACCTACCAGTCCAATCCGTGGAGCTGGATCGTGCTGGGCCGCCCCGTCTCGTACTTCTACGAGGAGAAGACGGGCTGCCTCGAGTCCAGTACCGGCAAGTGCGCCCGCGAGGTCCTGGCGCTCGGCACCCCGCTGCTCTGGTGGGCGGCCTGCGTGGCGCTGCTGTACGTGCTGTGGCGCTGGGCCTTCCGCCGCGACTGGCGGGCCGGCGCCATCGCGTGCGGGGTGGCGGCGGGCTGGGTGCCCTGGTTCTTCTACCAGGAGCGGACGATCTTCCTGTTCTACGCGGTCGTGTTCGTGCCCTTCCTGTGTCTGGCGGTCACGATGATGATCGGCGCCCTCCTGGGCCCCGCGGCGGGCACGGGCACCAGGCACCGCCTCGGCATGGACGCCACCGATCCCACGGGTGAGCGCAGACGCACGCTGGGCGCGATCGCGGCGGGCGTCCTGGTGCTGCTGATCGTCTGGAACTTCATCTACTTCTGGCCGATCTACACGGGCACGTCGATCCCGGAGGACGCCTGGCGCGACCGGATGTGGCTGGACACCTGGGTGTAG